CGGTGCTCAACCCGCTGGCCGGGGCGCTCGACGTCTCCGCCGGGCTGTTCACGCTGTGGCAGGTCGTCGGCGGGGTGCTCTGGACCGCCGGGCTGGTCCTCGCGGGGTACGCGCTGGGGTCCTCGGTGCCCGACGTCGACCGCTATCTGCTGCCGATCGTCGCCGCCGTGGTCGTGGTCTCCCTCATCCCGCTCGCCGCCGAGATGCTCCGCTCCCGCGGCCGGCGTACCGCCGAAGGGGACAACAGCTGATGTCTCTCGCCTCCACCGCCATCTCGTTCGACGGCGGCCTGTACAGCTGGATCACCCATCTGGCACAGCACTCCCCCACCGCTCTGGACTCCGCCGTCCGCGTCTGGTCGGACTACGGTCTTGCCCTGTTCGCCCTGCTGATGCTGGCGTCCTGGTGGCGCTCGCGCTCCGCGGGCCCCGCCCGTACCGCCATGGCGCTCTGTGCCCCGCTCGTCGTGGTGGCCGCGTACATCGTCAACGATCTGGTGAAGTCGGCCTTCCATGAGCAGCGGCCGTGCCAGACCCTGCATACCGCGACGGTGGAGGCATGCCCGCCGCTCGGCGACTGGTCCTTCCCCAGCAATCACGCCGCCATCGCGGCGGCCGCGGCGACGGCGATCTGGCTGACCGACCGCCGACTCGGGGCGATCGCGGTGCCTGCCGCCGCACTGATGGCGGCCTCCCGGGTGTGGATCGGTGTGCACTACCCCCACGATGCGCTGATCGGGCTGGTCACCGGCGCGCTGGCCGCCTGGCCGCTGACGGCCGCGGCGAGGCGCTGCGCCCCGGCGGTGGTCCGGCTGCGCGAGAGCCCGTTGCGCCCGCTGGTGGCGGCGCGTTGACCGAGGGGGACGCGACGGAAGTCGCATCGGGACATCGGGGTGGCGTCCGGCTGTCCTACCGGTCGCTGAAGCTCGCCGCGGCCCGGCGGGCGCCGTGGCCCGCCGTCACGGGCCGTTGGTGGCTGCCGGTCGGGGCCCAGCGCAGGGCGAGCGCGGCGATGTCGTCGCGCCGTATGCCCCCGGAGAAGGACTCCAGGTCGGCGTGGAGCGCGTCCAGCACCTCGCGCGGTCCGAGCTCCGCCCAGCGGCCCAGCCGGGCGTCCAGCGGATAGAAGGTGCCCGATG
This sequence is a window from Streptomyces sp. NBC_01217. Protein-coding genes within it:
- a CDS encoding phosphatase PAP2 family protein, which gives rise to MSLASTAISFDGGLYSWITHLAQHSPTALDSAVRVWSDYGLALFALLMLASWWRSRSAGPARTAMALCAPLVVVAAYIVNDLVKSAFHEQRPCQTLHTATVEACPPLGDWSFPSNHAAIAAAAATAIWLTDRRLGAIAVPAAALMAASRVWIGVHYPHDALIGLVTGALAAWPLTAAARRCAPAVVRLRESPLRPLVAAR